GTTATGTATAATTACACGTTGTATTTACATAGGTTGTATGGTACCATGCATAATAACGTATTGTAAATACTATAAATCAACTTGCACATGGGTATATCTAAGGATGGTAGGCTGAATAACAGCCCCCAGAGATGCCCACATCCTAATTTCCCAGAACCTGGGCCTATGTCACCTTATGTAGCAAAAGAGACTTTTCAGATGTGACTGAGTTGAAGATCTGGAGATGGGCAGATGATCCTggttatctgggtgggccctgtAGGTAATCGCAAGGATCCTTATGAAAGGGTGGCAGGGGACGGTCAGAGTCAGAGGAGATGGGACCAAGACAGCAGAAGCCAACGTGATGTAGCCACAATCCAAGGAATGTGGGTGGTCTCTGGAAGACAGAAAAGGCAGGCAGCAGATTTTCTCCTAGACCTTCGAGAAGGAACACAGTCCTGCTGCTACCTTGATTCTGAGTAAGAACCATTTTGGACATCAGACcaccagaactgtaagataataaatctgtgttgtgttaagccaccaaatttttcgtaatttattttttaaatgtttatttgtttatttttttgagagagagaaagagcgtgagtgggggaggggcagaaagaaagggagagagagaatcccaagcagactccatcactgtcagcgcagagccctatgcagggcttgacgCAGGGATCCCCGAAGGGCTCCATCACACGAATTGAAGAGtccatgcttaaccgactgaggcacccaggcgcttCTTTCATAATTTGTTAAAGGCAGCAATAGAAAGACATACAATAGCGTACAGGGCGTGAGGGTAGGGGTAGGAGCCCAGACCCCTGATAGCTATTTTGCTCAGTGCTACAAACACCGCCCGCGGGTGTCCAGGGCTTTTACGTTGTCTCTCCAATTCTGTCCCAAATACAACCTCGCACACTCCTGGCGCAGCAGGATGTGCAATCCGTGTGCGACTGTGGCCGCCACCTGAGCTGAGTGCAACCTTCTCCtagcggggcagggcggggcccCTAATGGAAGACTAGAACCAGGGGTTAAGCCCAGCTCGAGGCAAATAGCTCTACAGACCGGGCATATTCCCAGACCCGGGCCCCACACATGGCGCACAGAACTGGCAAGCCTCCCGAACCACCTAGTCCGAGCATTTTGCTTTGGCTGCGGCCTTCAGGAATCCCCCCTTCCTGTGCACCCGGCAGGACCCAGGGAAGATTccaagaggcagaggctgggtgATAATAGGTGTCCGCAGGCGCTGCAGCGGGAACGAGGGAGCCCCCTTTGAcgactggggaaactgaggccaggagtgGGGTGGAATGGGCCAAAGGCTGCTTACATCAAATATTAGGGGTGAGAACCTAGGGCTCCAGTAAAAGATGCAGCAGCTGTCCAGGTGCAGGGGAAAAGGCCCTAGGCTGAGGGACCTGCCCAACCTGCAAGTAGGGGGTGGGGCCTAACGGGGAGAGGCCAGCTCACCGGCACGCGGCGGGgctcaggggaggggtggagtcAAGCTGGGAGAGGCCGAAAGGCCCAGAACAGGGGCGGAGCGTGAGGTGGCAGGGCGGGGCGAGAACATTGGTGTGGGCGGAGCTACACTGTGGGCGGGGCGAAGCCACGGCAGGGGTGGAGCTTGCAAGGAGGACTAGGGGACGCGGCTCCTAAGGGGCGAGATCTGGGTCGGGGCGGAGCTTAGGCTGAGAAtgaagcggggggcggggccggccgccTTATCCGGCCAGGTGGGAAGGGCTTAAGAGCCGGGAAAGCCTCCTGGATCAAGGTTGGGAGGGTGCGCCGGGAACTTCCGGGCGAGTTTGGCGCATTTCCGGTCAAGATGGCGGCGCCCAGCAGAGTCAGGTGCGGGCGACTCTGTCTTTAGTAGCGGCGGCGACTCACAGCCCGGGGAGGTGAGTCTTGGGTTAGGGAGGTCCGTCTCGCTCTGGCTCCTCTctttggagaggaaggagaggggattTGTTGCTAAGGCGTCCAAAGTGGGGGCTTGTTGCCAAGGAGGCAGGGCAGTGGGGTTGCTAAGAGACGGGAACGCACTTAGGGGcgatgggggagggggttgctAGGTTGCTAGTTGGAGTGGGTGGGGCCTGTTgcgagggaggaaggaggggcgtGTGACTTTGGGGAAGGGTCCTGTGGGTCTGCAGGAAGGAAATAGGGCTGTGGCTATGGTGGGTGCGGGCAGAGTGGTTTGGGGTCATGGGCGGGCGCCCAGCTCCCCTAAAACGCCGCCTTCTCAGCAGACCCCCAGGAGTCGACCCGACGGGACGCCAGAGCTACCTCAGCGGTGACCACCCGCTCTCCCAGACACATTCTTCCCTTCACAAACAGCCCATGGCGGACCAAGGCCCTGGGGGCAGTCGCCTCCCCCTGGCGCTGCCCCCGGCCTCCCAGGGTTGCTCCTCAGGGGGCGGCGGCTCCTCGGCGGGGAACTCGAGCCATCCTCCGCCCCCGCGAAACCTCCAAGGCCTTCTGCAGATGGCTATCACGGCGGGCTCTCAGGAACCAGAGCCCCCTCCAGAGCCCATGAGTGAAGAGGTAAAGGGTGGGGATCccggaagtggggagagggggtagGTGTGACAGAAATCTCTCGGGAAGTGCGTCCTGGGCAGGGGCGGGAGTCCAGGTGTGAGGGCATAGCGGGCTGTGTGTGTGCCAGGTGGGGTTACAGTAGACTGAAGGTCAGATCTCAGAAGTGCCTGCGAGGGCAGATCCCTGGATCCCAGCATCCCGTCGAGGTGCAGAGTTGCACAGTAGCTTTGTggtgagaagggaaagggagccGGGCAGACCTGGTTTCGGCAGtatccagctgtgtgaccttgggtatggcacttcacctctctgagcagCAGGTTCTTTATTTGCAAGTTGATGATGACGCTAAGAATAACAGCACTTCATAGGGTATTTCTGAGGTTCCCGTTTAAGTAGGGGTCCACACAGCGCCGGGCAGTGTTCCTGAAGACAGCAGGCTGTTCTCATCAAGAGTGCAGGCTCTGGGGACAGGCACTTAGGTTTGACGTTAGGCTTTGTGGGTGGCCGacactgtgaccttgggcaagtcacagcctttctgggcctcggttttctcatctgtgaagtggggatagCGATACTCACCTGGGAGGGTTGTCTTGGAGATTAGTTAGCAATACTGGTTATATGTGATGTTTAGTGGCCGATGGTGATTATAGTATACAAAATATTGTGCTGATCCAGTGATGTCATTGAACGTTTAGGACAATGAGGTAGGAATAGGCACAGAAGGATTAACATCTTGCCCAAATTCATCCAGGACTTGTGACTACAGAGCCCGCATATGAGCACTAACAGacctgctgggaaaaaaaaaaaaccaaaaaccaagaaATCAGTGGCCAGCTCTCAGCTGTCATCTTACTTGACCTAACAGGCAGCATTTGATTCCTACCCATCTCCTTgatctctttcttcatttgttttctagaACAACAGTGTCCTGGTTTTATCCTTACTCActggctctccttccctctcctctgctggTTCTTCCTCATTCTCCAGCCTCTGAATGAATGCGTACCCCAGGGCTCTCCTCTTACCTACCTGTGCTCACTTCCTTTGTGAGCTCATGTTGTGTTGAGACTTCCCCCTGACCACTCTCAAATTTATATCTGTAGACCGGTGGTTCTGATATTATCTCTCTGCGGACATTTGACAACCAGCAGAGACATGTTTAGTTGTTCAActcggggcagggggtgggctgctggcatctagtaggtagagacCAGGGCAGCTGCTTGCCGCTCAACATCATCCAGTGTACCCACCCCCAACAGAACCATCCAGCTCAGAGTGTCAGTAGAGCCAGGTTGAGAAAGCCAGGTCTAGGCTGGACctcctctctgagctccagcATTTCGCCTTGGGTGTGTAATAGATCTCTCAAGCTGAACACGTTGCAAAATGAGCTCTAATCTCCACTCCTCATGTTCcatacccacttcccctcccgTTTTCCCCGTCTCCTTCTAGTTGCTCAGGACAGAGACCTAGGAGTGCCTTCTTTCCCACCCCGTTGCCACTCTCTCCGTAAATCTCGTGTCTAGAAAGTTGTGAATAGAAAAGACGCTCAACGGAAACCTGTTGATCGAAGGAGCAGTCAGCTCCCGCACGTTGGCCGTTATTAGCAACAACTGTTAGGCGTGAACGAATTACTGACAGAGGGTTGCTTctttccccaccctcctgcccggTCTCGCGCCCCAGAGGCGTCAGTGGCTGCAGGAGGCCATGTCCGCCGCCTTCCGGGGCCAGCGGGAGGAGGTGGAACAGATGAAGAACTGCCTCCGAGTGCTGTCCCAGCCTACACCCTCCTTGGCTGGGGAGGCCGAACTGGCCGCTGACCGGCAGGAGCGTGAGGGGGCCCTGGAGCTGCTGGCCGACCTGTGCGAGAACATGGACAATGCTGCAGGTACCCCCcgggctgccccccgcccccccccccccccccccgcctccagggtcctgccccttctccctggTCTCCCCCctgtctcttccctcctctgcagCCCCGGGTCCCTCTGTGTCTCAGCCCCTGTCCTTCCTTTCGGGGATCACACTGTCagcctctcccccagcctcccggCCTCCAGCCTCTCCCTCTCTAGTCTGCTCCCAGATGTGACtgccctgcctcttcctgcctGGTCCCCTTGTCCTCAGGAGGGGACCTTCTCTCACCCCACCAGCCCGGCGGCACGTCTGCCTCCCCGATATCCTCCCAAACTGGTCATTTCTCCCTGGTCTCTTGCGTGTGCACTGTCACTCCCCAGAACACGAGTGAGGAGGTGGTTCGGGGCAGGACGGTCAGAGAGGGTCTCCCCGAGGGGTGCCGTTTGGTCAGAGACCTGAAGCGGTGGAGTGAGTTATGAGATTAGCTCTGGAAAAAGCTAATGGGGTatggccagtgcaaaggccctgaggtgggaacgTACCTGGGACGTGCAGGAACAGCAGTAGGGCCAACAGGCCAGGATGGAGTGAGGGAAGggcgggaggtgggagggggcgcTGGGTGTGGAGGGCCTTGCAGGCCAGAGTCGGTGCTGGGGTTTTGTTCTAAATGCCGAGGAGCTGGTAGAAGGAGGACATTCTACTTTCAGTCGCAGGGGCATAATATAGTCATTGAGGGTGTGGATTTGTCTTTTCTGGCCGTTTCACGTcaatggaatcatagaatatgtgGCCTCCGAGTGGACGTTTTCAAGGGTTTTCCACGTGGGAGCCTGTAACTGGAACTTTATTCCTCTCTGGAACAACCTATTGTGTGGATAGGTCACgggtttgcttatccattcatcagttaatggacattggGGTCATTTCCCCCATTGCTTATTGAGAATACTGCCCTCGTGAACATTGGTGCAAGTGTCTGTTTGAGTCTGTGCTTTCCGTGGTTTTGGGTCTTTATGTACGAGTGGTCATATGACAACGCTGCGTTTAACTTCTCGAGGAACCACCAAGCTCGCCGATACCACTTTATTTACAAGAACAGGTGCTGGGCCGTAGTTTGCCGAGCCCCGGTCTAGTATGAGGTTCTCCCACAGGGAGATTGGGGGTCAGTACCGGAATTCAGTGGGCTGCAGCCTGGGACCCTAAGCCCCCAaatgctgacatttttttttttttttttctgtttttacttttatttgcatatatttcatGCAGAATTTACTCCCGGGccataagtttttgtttcttcactttcttctgggatatctttttcttctgtgcaatCTCCTCTTCTGGTTTAGGAACAATCTGCTGTTTTTCAGTAAGGATCATCTCAATGTGGCAGGGAGAGCTCATGCGTGGGCTAATCCGACCATGAGCCCTGTAAGTTCTACGCCGCATTTTGGGGGCTTTGTTCACCTGGATGTGCTCAACGACCAGAGAATCTACATCTAAACCCTTACGTTCAGCATTGCTCTCTGCATTTGTAAGCACGTGCAGTAAAAATTCGGCACTCTTTTTGGGCCACCGACCCTGTGTCCAGCCCCACTGTTTGGCCTGGGCACACCTACCAACTCCACCATTGTAGCGTTGGAATGGCACACATTGCTTCTGCAAAGTGACATCTTTCAGATACTTGGTGGCCTTTCGGATATGCATTCTTGATGGCCTGGGCAGTTTCCCGTGTGTTCTTAGAGTGAACACGAAGATTTGAACCTCTTGATTTGCATGATTTTGTCGGGTTTTCCGGGTCAAGTGAATAGCGAACCATTTTCAGAGATCACCTCAGGCCACTTACCGGAAGAGAAACGCTGACATTTTTGAGACCTTGGAGGGATGCCTGGTTGGGTGCCTGGAGAAAGCCCGCACTTGAGGCAGGCTCCCCTGGGAGGCAGCCTCACCCTCCAGCCTCAGCTGGCGTATTAACTTGTGAGGGTGGcagtaacaaagcaccacagaatGGGAGGCTTGAACAGACTTGTGTCGCCTCACAcctctggagactggaagtctgagatccaggtgtgggcagggtcAGTTTCTCCTGGGCTCGGGTCTCCTTGGTTTGCAGGTGGCTGCCTTCTCCCCGTGTCCACACGTGGTCTTCCCTgcgtgcatgtctgtgtcctgatctcttataaggacaccgatCGTACCAGATTAGCacccaccctgatgacctcacTCTACCTGGGTGATTTCTTAAAAGGCCCTGTTTCCCCGTACGTTACATCCTTAGACACTCGGGGCTTCAGCATACGAATGTTGGGGGGGAGGGCACAGCTCAGCCCCTAGCACCCGAACTCTcgtctcccctctctctggcaCAGACTTCTGCCAGCTGTCAGGCATGCACCTGCTGGTGGGCCGGTACCTGGAGGCAGGGCCCGCGGGGCTGCGGTGGCGGGCGGCACAGCTCATCGGCACCTGCAGCCAGAACGTGGCGGCCATCCAGGAGCAGGTGCTAGGCCTGGGCGCCCTGCGCAAATTGCTGCGGCTTCTCGACCGGGACTCCTCTGACTTGGTGCGCGTGAAGGCCCTCTTCGCCATCTCCTGTGAGTGTCGGGGGGGGCTGCGGGGAGGCGCACAGATCCTGCTGGGATCTgcctgggggcaggtggagggggacCTGAGTGTTCAGTTATGCCCATTACCCGTTGAGACTCTGTGCTGGGTGCCAGGACTGGGTGGTGAGCTTGCCAACCCCCTGTCACTCAGAGAGCCAGACCCTAGTGCCACGGGAATGCTGCTCAACACGTCAGAGTCGTCAGTCTCTGTTGCCCTTCCTTGTCGTGAGGAGGGGGCCGTCCTTGCCTGAGAGGGTGGCCTCCACCCATTAGAGATACCAGTGGCTCTCACTCACGCTGTCTCCTGGGGAACAGGTGCCTGGATGGGGCTGATGCCGACACCTTGGGGCActctctgtgccaggccccaTGCCAAGCCTGGGCGAGCATTAGCTTGCTTAGCCCGCACACACACCGTCGGAGGTAGGGAGACTGAATCCGCATCAAGGACAGACCAGGTCAGGTAGCCTAAGTGACAACCCGGGCGCCCTGCAAGGACGTGCAGGTGCGCGGTGGTAGCCCAGGCAGTGCTCTCCACCATGCGCTGGGCCCATGTCTATGTGTGCGTCATGCTGGGGGCCCCCATTTGAcggtttctttctgtcttttttttttttttttttttttttgaataagcTTCGTTGGGATGAAATTCACAGGCTATACAATTcatccttttgtttatttttaaaacagttttaatgtttatttatttttgagagacagaaagagcgagggaggcagaggatgagaagcaggctctgagctgtcaagcgcagaggctgacttggggctcgaacctgtgaactgtgagatcatgacctgagccgaagtcagatgcttaactgactgagccacccagaaaccccatcATCCCTTTGAAGTGTACAGTTTAGTGTATTCTCAAGGCTGTGCAACCGTCACCGCTGTCGAactccagaacatttccatcgctCCCAAGAGAAGCCCCACGCCTGTTAGCGGCCCCTCCGTGCCCCCTTTCCTCCGGCCCCTGGCAGCCACCCACAGCCTGCTTACTGCACACATAGATTTGCCTGCCCCGGACATGTGGCTCTCCGAACCCCACAGtttagggatttttttaagttgtagaaACCCCCGCACAAACTtaaaaagcacaagcagggggaggggcagtgagagagagagagagagagagagagagagagagagagaatcccaagcagcctccacactgtcagcgcagagcccaacttggggctaaAACtgatgaattgtgagatcatgacctgagccgtaatcaggagtcagacacttaacggactgagccacccaggcgcctcgaggGATTTTCATGGAGGCTTTCTCACGTAGGCGTGATGGATCATTGATTTCACTTCcagtccctttctcctttctggaggatgggaggtggggctggaagtTCCAAGTTTCTAATCATGGGTTGGTCTTTCTGGTAAGTAAACCCCATCCAGTAGTCCACCCacagtcacctcattagaacaaaagatgctcctatcaCCCAGAAACTTCCAAGGGTTTTGAGACGTTGGTGTCAGGAAAGGGGGCAGAGACCAAGTATGTATTTAGTATGTCACAGTGGTCCCGGGAGAAGAACAGGGAGGCTAGGAAGGAAGGGATTGCGGCAAGGGTGCGGGAAAGagtcctggaggaggtggcatctgGAAAGTCACCTGCAAAACTGGGGAGACAGATGGACAGGCAGACCTTGGGTGGCTTGGCCACAGAGGGTGGACAGAGAGACTCAGTTCCCCAGAGGTCCCGAGAGCCAGAGCAGGATGGGGAAGAGGTGGGTCGGTGTTGTCTTCTAATAGCTTGCGTTCATCAtgtctcagtaaaaaaaaaaaatacctaaaaaaaaaataatgcttatgaAGCGTGGGGTCCCTAGAAGTTGATGTTGATGGTGGTGACGGTGGTGACCGTGGCCTCGAGGTTCCTCCCCCCGCTTGTCTCCCCCCAGGCCTGGTCCGGGAGCAGGAGGCTGGGCTTCTGCAGTTCCTGCGCCTGGACGGCTTCTCCGTGTTGATGCGGGCCATGCAGCAGCAGGTGCAGAAGCTCAAGGTCAAGTCAGCGTTCCTGCTGCAGAACCTGCTGGTGGGCCACCCCGAACACAAAGGTGGGGCAGCCAGGGCGGGGGCCCCAGGGACGGTCCCAAAGGGAGGGTGGgcggtgtgtgtgggggaggggtgtggactGCCCCTCTGACCCCCAAGACCCTTCCCCCAGGGACCCTGTGCTCCATGGGGATGGTCCAGCAGCTGGTGGCCCTGATCCGGACAGAACACAGCCCCTTCCATGAGCATGTGCTTGGAGCCCTGTGCAGGTATGCTGGGGCCTCCGAGAGGGCGAggcctg
This genomic interval from Panthera leo isolate Ple1 chromosome E2, P.leo_Ple1_pat1.1, whole genome shotgun sequence contains the following:
- the HSPBP1 gene encoding hsp70-binding protein 1 isoform X2; translated protein: MADQGPGGSRLPLALPPASQGCSSGGGGSSAGNSSHPPPPRNLQGLLQMAITAGSQEPEPPPEPMSEERRQWLQEAMSAAFRGQREEVEQMKNCLRVLSQPTPSLAGEAELAADRQEREGALELLADLCENMDNAADFCQLSGMHLLVGRYLEAGPAGLRWRAAQLIGTCSQNVAAIQEQVLGLGALRKLLRLLDRDSSDLVRVKALFAISCLVREQEAGLLQFLRLDGFSVLMRAMQQQVQKLKVKSAFLLQNLLVGHPEHKGTLCSMGMVQQLVALIRTEHSPFHEHVLGALCSLVTDFPQGVRECREPELGLEELLRHRVQLLQQHEEHQEELEFCEKLLQTCFSSPTDDSMDR
- the HSPBP1 gene encoding hsp70-binding protein 1 isoform X1: MGGRPAPLKRRLLSRPPGVDPTGRQSYLSGDHPLSQTHSSLHKQPMADQGPGGSRLPLALPPASQGCSSGGGGSSAGNSSHPPPPRNLQGLLQMAITAGSQEPEPPPEPMSEERRQWLQEAMSAAFRGQREEVEQMKNCLRVLSQPTPSLAGEAELAADRQEREGALELLADLCENMDNAADFCQLSGMHLLVGRYLEAGPAGLRWRAAQLIGTCSQNVAAIQEQVLGLGALRKLLRLLDRDSSDLVRVKALFAISCLVREQEAGLLQFLRLDGFSVLMRAMQQQVQKLKVKSAFLLQNLLVGHPEHKGTLCSMGMVQQLVALIRTEHSPFHEHVLGALCSLVTDFPQGVRECREPELGLEELLRHRVQLLQQHEEHQEELEFCEKLLQTCFSSPTDDSMDR